From Plodia interpunctella isolate USDA-ARS_2022_Savannah chromosome 18, ilPloInte3.2, whole genome shotgun sequence, a single genomic window includes:
- the LOC128677977 gene encoding dynein light chain Tctex-type 5-like isoform X2: protein MMMTEIKLLPPRPVKQVRTYQPTYQLNSKRRFQEDDVKKILKRIVDAELEEVEYSEKELPELILGLAETIRNAIKDENYNRYRILVTVTIGQRRQQSVQIFHSFLWDHERDGFAFYNYENPHIFANVTAYGVYLD from the exons ATGATGATGACAGAAATCAAACTTCTACCACCTCGTCCAGTAAAGCAG GTACGAACCTACCAGCCGACTTACCAACTGAACTCAAAAAGGCGTTTTCAAGAAGATGATGTCAAGAAGATATTGAAAAGAATTGTCGACGCAGAACTGGAGGAGGTCGAGTACAGTGAAAAGGAGTTACCTGAGCTGATCCTTGGCCTGGCTGAAACCATTCGCAATGCCATCAAAGATGAAAACTATAACAG GTATAGGATACTGGTGACGGTGACCATCGGCCAGAGAAGGCAGCAATCAGTGCAGATATTCCACTCGTTCTTGTGGGACCACGAGCGCGACGGTTTTGCCTTCTACAACTATGAAAACCCACACATCTTCGCCAACGTAACAGCTTATGGTGTCTATTTAGATtag
- the LOC128677975 gene encoding fanconi-associated nuclease 1-like isoform X2, whose amino-acid sequence MSRQATLDTYFKTKHKKSNCSQSMTDSKKKRGKTASNKKFNLSLAKSPTSTKSSKLIKESGKEVIHLTSDDEDFCSPMPTNVREPDLDLSENDANSDSSQDTIPYSLIPEKSAPAFTTPEQKAPTISTPMKTPNPCFTPKSSPGSKTTFYSPIKKRIVMKRTPVKRKLDADFTETKFPLNETNDYAKDDKTKLLINTIRKCLENESLKNLLSEDSQMLLSRCLSVVTPGIRVVCRLYWRKVGWYKTDQVKAMLTDDTQVDDSTFQVMLDSLITNGLVVRGSVEDGNLSFDDLVAILKADELKQICKDLKLKIRSKQGAIGALRSYCRMSSIGNYFIGSSQSNTDRVLRIMTRQAGPCFKLSVAARNTLEKLYLLMYLGINYEIIREKRLEVTILYDKVGLEAYPIDKNMELDDASIVFDNREQFDRYFSAHRIYEDYLEKTDLNEKCNIVKKVYSMYKDMSEGEMLCYKALPIWLRRYTPAHIYVKILEVGVVELKKHKTKEQYTLAVDILTSLINQVWFRQHKKSDWYSEKALILYNLELYDEAAMVLLEGVHSLPDAAARTLRMRARRVTSRASAVLRARLLLLHREEDALPAKHVYKHPMDRSNPRGKLMFETRQGAERQIQDAEHYCISHYLQEEDFTHGYHWEGSIITTMFFLLFWDVIYKKPRGVRGIFLTPYQRYPLDMFCESFYTNRQTDIEERLAFIEMCTTEEMLDIMSRQWNSRCVVGRAMAALSRRLATDYRYSSCGFPDLTLWNIHTGKIKFVEVKTDSDKPSIKQIQWLQFLREIGFEAEFCCVGARRKEPGGAAAEPGGASAVAPPGMGLTT is encoded by the exons ATGAGCCGGCAAGCAACTCTAGATACGtatttcaaaacaaagcaCAAGAAAAGCAATTGTTCGCAAAGTATGACTGATTCAAAGAAAAAACGAGGTAAAACTGCTTCTAATAAGAAGTTTAACTTAAGTTTGGCTAAATCCCCAACATCTACGAAGTCATCAAAGTTAATTAAGGAAAGTGGAAAAGAGGTTATACACTTGACCAGTGATGATGAAGATTTTTGTTCTCCAATGCCAACGAATGTTAGAGAACCTGATTTGGATTTATCCGAAAATGATGCTAACTCTGATTCATCGCAAGATACTATACCATATTCATTGATTCCTGAGAAGAGTGCACCTGCGTTCACAACTCCTGAGCAGAAAGCACCAACCATTTCAACGCCTATGAAGACACCAAACCCTTGTTTTACTCCTAAGTCTAGTCCAGGTTCGAAAACTACATTTTATTCTCCTATCAAGAAGAGAATTGTGATGAAAAGGACTCctgtgaaaagaaaattagatGCAGACTTTACAGAAACAAAGTTTCCACTAAATGAAACCAATGATTATGCTAAGGATGACAAAA CTAAActgttaataaatacaataagaaAATGTCTAGAAAATGAGTCTTTAAAGAACTTATTATCAGAAGACAGTCAAATGCTGTTAAGTAGATGCTTATCGGTGGTGACACCAGGCATAAGAGTGGTTTGCCGTCTATACTGGCGAAAAGTTGGGTGGTACAAGACTGACCAGGTGAAAGCTATGCTGACCGATGATACCCAGGTGGATGACTCAACCTTCCAAGTGATGCTGGATTCCTTGATCACTAATGGTTTGGTAGTGAGAGGGTCTGTGGAGGATG GAAACCTGAGTTTTGATGACCTAGTCGCAATACTGAAGGCTGATGAACTAAAGCAGATATGCAAAGACTTGAAGCTGAAGATCCGATCAAAACAAGGTGCTATAGGAGCACTGCGGAGCTACTGTCGTATGTCTTCCATTGGAAACTATTTCATTGGCAGCTCACAGAGCAACACCGACAGAGTGCTAAGAAT AATGACGCGACAGGCGGGCCCCTGTTTCAAACTATCAGTCGCTGCACGGAACACTCTTGAAAAGTTGTACTTGCTTATGTACTTAGGTATCAACTATGAAATCATTAGAGAGAAGAGACTGGAAGTGACTATTTTGTATGACAAAGTTGGATTAGAGGCCTACCCGATTGACAAAAACATGGAGTTAGATGATGCCAGTATTGTCTTTGATAATAGGGAACAATTTGACAG ATACTTTTCCGCTCACCGTATTTATGAAGATTACTTAGAAAAAACAGACTTAAacgaaaaatgtaatattgtcAAAAAAGTGTACTCTATGTACAAAGATATGTCTGAAGGGGAAATGTTATG CTACAAAGCCCTGCCTATATGGCTCCGTCGCTACACTCCCGCGCACATCTACGTTAAAATCCTAGAAGTCGGCGTTGTGGAACTGAAGAAGCACAAGACAAAAGAGCAGTACACACTGGCCGTAGATATCCTCACGTCGCTCATCAACCAGGTCTGGTTCCGGCAGCACAAGAAGTCGGATTGGTATTCTGAGAAAGCATTGATATTGTATAACCTGGAGTTGTATGATGAG GCAGCGATGGTACTCCTGGAAGGCGTGCACTCGCTGCCCGACGCAGCCGCGCGCACACTGCGcatgcgcgcgcgccgcgtgACGTCACGCGCCAGCGCCGTTCTGCGCGCGCGCCTGCTGCTGCTGCACCGAGAGGAGGACGCTCTGCCCGCCAAACATGTCTACAAACACCCTATGGA CCGCAGCAACCCGCGCGGCAAACTGATGTTCGAGACGCGGCAGGGGGCGGAGCGCCAGATACAGGACGCGGAGCACTACTGTATCTCACACTACTTGCAGGAGGAGGACTTCACGCACG GTTACCACTGGGAGGGCAGCATAATAACCACGATGTTCTTCCTATTATTCTGGGACGTGATCTACAAGAAGCCCCGTGGAGTTCGGGGTATCTTCCTCACCCCGTACCAGAGGTACCCGCTGGACATGTTCTGCGAGAGCTTCtacacgaacagacagacggacataGAGGAGAGACTGGCGTTTATAGAGATGTGTACGACGGAGGAGATGCTGGACATCATGAGCAGGCAGTGGAACAGCAG GTGTGTTGTCGGGCGTGCGATGGCCGC GCTCAGCCGCCGCCTCGCGACCGACTACCGCTACTCGAGCTGCGGGTTCCCTGACCTCACTCTGTGGAATATTCACACAGGGAAG ataAAATTCGTGGAAGTGAAGACGGACTCGGATAAGCCGTCGATAAAGCAGATCCAGTGGCTGCAGTTCCTGCGGGAGATCGGGTTCGAGGCGGAGTTCTGCTGCGTGGGCGCGCGGCGCAAGGAGCCAGGGGGGGCTGCGGCGGAGCCGGGGGGGGCATCCGCCGTAGCTCCCCCTGGGATGGGTCTAACcacttaa
- the LOC128677975 gene encoding fanconi-associated nuclease 1-like isoform X1 — MSRQATLDTYFKTKHKKSNCSQSMTDSKKKRGKTASNKKFNLSLAKSPTSTKSSKLIKESGKEVIHLTSDDEDFCSPMPTNVREPDLDLSENDANSDSSQDTIPYSLIPEKSAPAFTTPEQKAPTISTPMKTPNPCFTPKSSPGSKTTFYSPIKKRIVMKRTPVKRKLDADFTETKFPLNETNDYAKDDKTKLLINTIRKCLENESLKNLLSEDSQMLLSRCLSVVTPGIRVVCRLYWRKVGWYKTDQVKAMLTDDTQVDDSTFQVMLDSLITNGLVVRGSVEDGNLSFDDLVAILKADELKQICKDLKLKIRSKQGAIGALRSYCRMSSIGNYFIGSSQSNTDRVLRIMTRQAGPCFKLSVAARNTLEKLYLLMYLGINYEIIREKRLEVTILYDKVGLEAYPIDKNMELDDASIVFDNREQFDRYFSAHRIYEDYLEKTDLNEKCNIVKKVYSMYKDMSEGEMLCYKALPIWLRRYTPAHIYVKILEVGVVELKKHKTKEQYTLAVDILTSLINQVWFRQHKKSDWYSEKALILYNLELYDEAAMVLLEGVHSLPDAAARTLRMRARRVTSRASAVLRARLLLLHREEDALPAKHVYKHPMDRSNPRGKLMFETRQGAERQIQDAEHYCISHYLQEEDFTHGYHWEGSIITTMFFLLFWDVIYKKPRGVRGIFLTPYQRYPLDMFCESFYTNRQTDIEERLAFIEMCTTEEMLDIMSRQWNSRSPGVLSGVRWPQLSAAARCVSPPRAAALSRRLATDYRYSSCGFPDLTLWNIHTGKIKFVEVKTDSDKPSIKQIQWLQFLREIGFEAEFCCVGARRKEPGGAAAEPGGASAVAPPGMGLTT, encoded by the exons ATGAGCCGGCAAGCAACTCTAGATACGtatttcaaaacaaagcaCAAGAAAAGCAATTGTTCGCAAAGTATGACTGATTCAAAGAAAAAACGAGGTAAAACTGCTTCTAATAAGAAGTTTAACTTAAGTTTGGCTAAATCCCCAACATCTACGAAGTCATCAAAGTTAATTAAGGAAAGTGGAAAAGAGGTTATACACTTGACCAGTGATGATGAAGATTTTTGTTCTCCAATGCCAACGAATGTTAGAGAACCTGATTTGGATTTATCCGAAAATGATGCTAACTCTGATTCATCGCAAGATACTATACCATATTCATTGATTCCTGAGAAGAGTGCACCTGCGTTCACAACTCCTGAGCAGAAAGCACCAACCATTTCAACGCCTATGAAGACACCAAACCCTTGTTTTACTCCTAAGTCTAGTCCAGGTTCGAAAACTACATTTTATTCTCCTATCAAGAAGAGAATTGTGATGAAAAGGACTCctgtgaaaagaaaattagatGCAGACTTTACAGAAACAAAGTTTCCACTAAATGAAACCAATGATTATGCTAAGGATGACAAAA CTAAActgttaataaatacaataagaaAATGTCTAGAAAATGAGTCTTTAAAGAACTTATTATCAGAAGACAGTCAAATGCTGTTAAGTAGATGCTTATCGGTGGTGACACCAGGCATAAGAGTGGTTTGCCGTCTATACTGGCGAAAAGTTGGGTGGTACAAGACTGACCAGGTGAAAGCTATGCTGACCGATGATACCCAGGTGGATGACTCAACCTTCCAAGTGATGCTGGATTCCTTGATCACTAATGGTTTGGTAGTGAGAGGGTCTGTGGAGGATG GAAACCTGAGTTTTGATGACCTAGTCGCAATACTGAAGGCTGATGAACTAAAGCAGATATGCAAAGACTTGAAGCTGAAGATCCGATCAAAACAAGGTGCTATAGGAGCACTGCGGAGCTACTGTCGTATGTCTTCCATTGGAAACTATTTCATTGGCAGCTCACAGAGCAACACCGACAGAGTGCTAAGAAT AATGACGCGACAGGCGGGCCCCTGTTTCAAACTATCAGTCGCTGCACGGAACACTCTTGAAAAGTTGTACTTGCTTATGTACTTAGGTATCAACTATGAAATCATTAGAGAGAAGAGACTGGAAGTGACTATTTTGTATGACAAAGTTGGATTAGAGGCCTACCCGATTGACAAAAACATGGAGTTAGATGATGCCAGTATTGTCTTTGATAATAGGGAACAATTTGACAG ATACTTTTCCGCTCACCGTATTTATGAAGATTACTTAGAAAAAACAGACTTAAacgaaaaatgtaatattgtcAAAAAAGTGTACTCTATGTACAAAGATATGTCTGAAGGGGAAATGTTATG CTACAAAGCCCTGCCTATATGGCTCCGTCGCTACACTCCCGCGCACATCTACGTTAAAATCCTAGAAGTCGGCGTTGTGGAACTGAAGAAGCACAAGACAAAAGAGCAGTACACACTGGCCGTAGATATCCTCACGTCGCTCATCAACCAGGTCTGGTTCCGGCAGCACAAGAAGTCGGATTGGTATTCTGAGAAAGCATTGATATTGTATAACCTGGAGTTGTATGATGAG GCAGCGATGGTACTCCTGGAAGGCGTGCACTCGCTGCCCGACGCAGCCGCGCGCACACTGCGcatgcgcgcgcgccgcgtgACGTCACGCGCCAGCGCCGTTCTGCGCGCGCGCCTGCTGCTGCTGCACCGAGAGGAGGACGCTCTGCCCGCCAAACATGTCTACAAACACCCTATGGA CCGCAGCAACCCGCGCGGCAAACTGATGTTCGAGACGCGGCAGGGGGCGGAGCGCCAGATACAGGACGCGGAGCACTACTGTATCTCACACTACTTGCAGGAGGAGGACTTCACGCACG GTTACCACTGGGAGGGCAGCATAATAACCACGATGTTCTTCCTATTATTCTGGGACGTGATCTACAAGAAGCCCCGTGGAGTTCGGGGTATCTTCCTCACCCCGTACCAGAGGTACCCGCTGGACATGTTCTGCGAGAGCTTCtacacgaacagacagacggacataGAGGAGAGACTGGCGTTTATAGAGATGTGTACGACGGAGGAGATGCTGGACATCATGAGCAGGCAGTGGAACAGCAGGTCGCCAG GTGTGTTGTCGGGCGTGCGATGGCCGCAGCTGTCGGCGGCCGCGCGCTGCGTGTCGCCGCCGCGCGCGGCCGCGCTCAGCCGCCGCCTCGCGACCGACTACCGCTACTCGAGCTGCGGGTTCCCTGACCTCACTCTGTGGAATATTCACACAGGGAAG ataAAATTCGTGGAAGTGAAGACGGACTCGGATAAGCCGTCGATAAAGCAGATCCAGTGGCTGCAGTTCCTGCGGGAGATCGGGTTCGAGGCGGAGTTCTGCTGCGTGGGCGCGCGGCGCAAGGAGCCAGGGGGGGCTGCGGCGGAGCCGGGGGGGGCATCCGCCGTAGCTCCCCCTGGGATGGGTCTAACcacttaa
- the LOC128677977 gene encoding dynein light chain Tctex-type 5-like isoform X1, with amino-acid sequence MSKDINKSSMSLDIGRRKSSIIKPKLVRTYQPTYQLNSKRRFQEDDVKKILKRIVDAELEEVEYSEKELPELILGLAETIRNAIKDENYNRYRILVTVTIGQRRQQSVQIFHSFLWDHERDGFAFYNYENPHIFANVTAYGVYLD; translated from the exons atgtcCAAAGATATCAATAAATCTTCAATGAGTCTGGATAttggaagaagaaaaagtagcaTTATTAAACCAAAACTG GTACGAACCTACCAGCCGACTTACCAACTGAACTCAAAAAGGCGTTTTCAAGAAGATGATGTCAAGAAGATATTGAAAAGAATTGTCGACGCAGAACTGGAGGAGGTCGAGTACAGTGAAAAGGAGTTACCTGAGCTGATCCTTGGCCTGGCTGAAACCATTCGCAATGCCATCAAAGATGAAAACTATAACAG GTATAGGATACTGGTGACGGTGACCATCGGCCAGAGAAGGCAGCAATCAGTGCAGATATTCCACTCGTTCTTGTGGGACCACGAGCGCGACGGTTTTGCCTTCTACAACTATGAAAACCCACACATCTTCGCCAACGTAACAGCTTATGGTGTCTATTTAGATtag
- the LOC128677977 gene encoding dynein light chain Tctex-type 5-like isoform X3 yields MNMVRTYQPTYQLNSKRRFQEDDVKKILKRIVDAELEEVEYSEKELPELILGLAETIRNAIKDENYNRYRILVTVTIGQRRQQSVQIFHSFLWDHERDGFAFYNYENPHIFANVTAYGVYLD; encoded by the exons ATGAATATG GTACGAACCTACCAGCCGACTTACCAACTGAACTCAAAAAGGCGTTTTCAAGAAGATGATGTCAAGAAGATATTGAAAAGAATTGTCGACGCAGAACTGGAGGAGGTCGAGTACAGTGAAAAGGAGTTACCTGAGCTGATCCTTGGCCTGGCTGAAACCATTCGCAATGCCATCAAAGATGAAAACTATAACAG GTATAGGATACTGGTGACGGTGACCATCGGCCAGAGAAGGCAGCAATCAGTGCAGATATTCCACTCGTTCTTGTGGGACCACGAGCGCGACGGTTTTGCCTTCTACAACTATGAAAACCCACACATCTTCGCCAACGTAACAGCTTATGGTGTCTATTTAGATtag
- the LOC128677975 gene encoding fanconi-associated nuclease 1-like isoform X3, producing MSRQATLDTYFKTKHKKSNCSQSMTDSKKKRGKTASNKKFNLSLAKSPTSTKSSKLIKESGKEVIHLTSDDEDFCSPMPTNVREPDLDLSENDANSDSSQDTIPYSLIPEKSAPAFTTPEQKAPTISTPMKTPNPCFTPKSSPGSKTTFYSPIKKRIVMKRTPVKRKLDADFTETKFPLNETNDYAKDDKTKLLINTIRKCLENESLKNLLSEDSQMLLSRCLSVVTPGIRVVCRLYWRKVGWYKTDQVKAMLTDDTQVDDSTFQVMLDSLITNGLVVRGSVEDGNLSFDDLVAILKADELKQICKDLKLKIRSKQGAIGALRSYCRMSSIGNYFIGSSQSNTDRVLRIMTRQAGPCFKLSVAARNTLEKLYLLMYLGINYEIIREKRLEVTILYDKVGLEAYPIDKNMELDDASIVFDNREQFDRYFSAHRIYEDYLEKTDLNEKCNIVKKVYSMYKDMSEGEMLCYKALPIWLRRYTPAHIYVKILEVGVVELKKHKTKEQYTLAVDILTSLINQVWFRQHKKSDWYSEKALILYNLELYDEAAMVLLEGVHSLPDAAARTLRMRARRVTSRASAVLRARLLLLHREEDALPAKHVYKHPMDRSNPRGKLMFETRQGAERQIQDAEHYCISHYLQEEDFTHGYHWEGSIITTMFFLLFWDVIYKKPRGVRGIFLTPYQRYPLDMFCESFYTNRQTDIEERLAFIEMCTTEEMLDIMSRQWNSRSPGVLSGVRWPRSAAASRPTTATRAAGSLTSLCGIFTQGR from the exons ATGAGCCGGCAAGCAACTCTAGATACGtatttcaaaacaaagcaCAAGAAAAGCAATTGTTCGCAAAGTATGACTGATTCAAAGAAAAAACGAGGTAAAACTGCTTCTAATAAGAAGTTTAACTTAAGTTTGGCTAAATCCCCAACATCTACGAAGTCATCAAAGTTAATTAAGGAAAGTGGAAAAGAGGTTATACACTTGACCAGTGATGATGAAGATTTTTGTTCTCCAATGCCAACGAATGTTAGAGAACCTGATTTGGATTTATCCGAAAATGATGCTAACTCTGATTCATCGCAAGATACTATACCATATTCATTGATTCCTGAGAAGAGTGCACCTGCGTTCACAACTCCTGAGCAGAAAGCACCAACCATTTCAACGCCTATGAAGACACCAAACCCTTGTTTTACTCCTAAGTCTAGTCCAGGTTCGAAAACTACATTTTATTCTCCTATCAAGAAGAGAATTGTGATGAAAAGGACTCctgtgaaaagaaaattagatGCAGACTTTACAGAAACAAAGTTTCCACTAAATGAAACCAATGATTATGCTAAGGATGACAAAA CTAAActgttaataaatacaataagaaAATGTCTAGAAAATGAGTCTTTAAAGAACTTATTATCAGAAGACAGTCAAATGCTGTTAAGTAGATGCTTATCGGTGGTGACACCAGGCATAAGAGTGGTTTGCCGTCTATACTGGCGAAAAGTTGGGTGGTACAAGACTGACCAGGTGAAAGCTATGCTGACCGATGATACCCAGGTGGATGACTCAACCTTCCAAGTGATGCTGGATTCCTTGATCACTAATGGTTTGGTAGTGAGAGGGTCTGTGGAGGATG GAAACCTGAGTTTTGATGACCTAGTCGCAATACTGAAGGCTGATGAACTAAAGCAGATATGCAAAGACTTGAAGCTGAAGATCCGATCAAAACAAGGTGCTATAGGAGCACTGCGGAGCTACTGTCGTATGTCTTCCATTGGAAACTATTTCATTGGCAGCTCACAGAGCAACACCGACAGAGTGCTAAGAAT AATGACGCGACAGGCGGGCCCCTGTTTCAAACTATCAGTCGCTGCACGGAACACTCTTGAAAAGTTGTACTTGCTTATGTACTTAGGTATCAACTATGAAATCATTAGAGAGAAGAGACTGGAAGTGACTATTTTGTATGACAAAGTTGGATTAGAGGCCTACCCGATTGACAAAAACATGGAGTTAGATGATGCCAGTATTGTCTTTGATAATAGGGAACAATTTGACAG ATACTTTTCCGCTCACCGTATTTATGAAGATTACTTAGAAAAAACAGACTTAAacgaaaaatgtaatattgtcAAAAAAGTGTACTCTATGTACAAAGATATGTCTGAAGGGGAAATGTTATG CTACAAAGCCCTGCCTATATGGCTCCGTCGCTACACTCCCGCGCACATCTACGTTAAAATCCTAGAAGTCGGCGTTGTGGAACTGAAGAAGCACAAGACAAAAGAGCAGTACACACTGGCCGTAGATATCCTCACGTCGCTCATCAACCAGGTCTGGTTCCGGCAGCACAAGAAGTCGGATTGGTATTCTGAGAAAGCATTGATATTGTATAACCTGGAGTTGTATGATGAG GCAGCGATGGTACTCCTGGAAGGCGTGCACTCGCTGCCCGACGCAGCCGCGCGCACACTGCGcatgcgcgcgcgccgcgtgACGTCACGCGCCAGCGCCGTTCTGCGCGCGCGCCTGCTGCTGCTGCACCGAGAGGAGGACGCTCTGCCCGCCAAACATGTCTACAAACACCCTATGGA CCGCAGCAACCCGCGCGGCAAACTGATGTTCGAGACGCGGCAGGGGGCGGAGCGCCAGATACAGGACGCGGAGCACTACTGTATCTCACACTACTTGCAGGAGGAGGACTTCACGCACG GTTACCACTGGGAGGGCAGCATAATAACCACGATGTTCTTCCTATTATTCTGGGACGTGATCTACAAGAAGCCCCGTGGAGTTCGGGGTATCTTCCTCACCCCGTACCAGAGGTACCCGCTGGACATGTTCTGCGAGAGCTTCtacacgaacagacagacggacataGAGGAGAGACTGGCGTTTATAGAGATGTGTACGACGGAGGAGATGCTGGACATCATGAGCAGGCAGTGGAACAGCAGGTCGCCAG GTGTGTTGTCGGGCGTGCGATGGCCGC GCTCAGCCGCCGCCTCGCGACCGACTACCGCTACTCGAGCTGCGGGTTCCCTGACCTCACTCTGTGGAATATTCACACAGGGAAG ataA